The following coding sequences lie in one Heliangelus exortis chromosome 6, bHelExo1.hap1, whole genome shotgun sequence genomic window:
- the NABP1 gene encoding SOSS complex subunit B2, producing MCASVPAGAGGWEVPASLRVVSAGFGLCCGVRAQTLSVLVSPVPCEGCRWAPHLPPLPLPGPKPPLPPRDAGSSRPASPAPSPGRSMSAASDTYHLIKDIKPGLKNLNVIFIVLEIGRVTKTKDGHEVRSCKVADKTGSITISVWDEIGSLIQPGDIIRLTKGYASLWKGCLTLYTGRGGELHKIGEFCMVYSEVPNFSEPNSEHIGQNKLAQGEQNNSSAPSNMGSCTFGTLGNGLQTGPEPGFPFTYNHGHSYAGSGRGSGRGPVNPAPANSVQPHLPPLSNGRDPRRAFKR from the exons ATGTGCGCCTCAGTGCCGGCGGGAgcgggggggtgggaggtgcCGGCGTCGCTGCGGGTGGTGTCGGCGGGGTTCGGGTTGTGCTGCGGTGTCAGAGCGCAGACCCTCTCGGTGCTCGTGTCCCCCGTCCCTTGTGAGGGCTGCCGGTGGGCTCCTCACCTTCCCCCCCTACCCCTGCCCGGCCCCAAACCGCCGCTTCCCCCGCGGGATGCGGGCTCGTCCCGCCCCGCCagccctgcccccagccccggCCGCAGCATGAGCGCGGCGAGCGACACGTACCACCTCATAAAAGACATAAAACCCGGACTGAAAAACTTAAATGTCATCTTTATTGTGCTGGAGATCG GGCGAGTGACCAAGACGAAGGACGGGCACGAAGTGAGGTCCTGCAAAGTGGCGGACAAGACGGGCAGCATCACCATCTCCGTTTGGGACGAGATCGGCAGCCTCATCCAACCGGGGGACATCATCCGCCTGACCAAAGG GTATGCATCTCTGTGGAAAGGATGCCTGACACTTTACACGGGACGAGGAGGCGAGCTGCATAAAATTGGGGA GTTCTGCATGGTATATTCAGAAGTGCCAAACTTCAGTGAGCCCAACTCGGAACACATCGGGCAGAACAAACTG GCACAGGGTGAACAGAATAATAGTTCTGCACCAAGTAATATGGGTTCTTGTACTTTTGGGACACTGG gAAATGGTTTACAAACTGGACCCGAGCCTGGATTTCCATTTACCTATAATCATGGCCACAGTTATGCAGGTAGTGGGAGAGGCAGTGGACGAGGACCTGTAAATCCAGCACCAGCTAATAGTGTTCAGCCTCATCTCCCTCCTCTCAGTAATGGGAGGGACCCACGCAGAGCCTTTAAAAGATGA